The following proteins are co-located in the Chaetodon trifascialis isolate fChaTrf1 chromosome 14, fChaTrf1.hap1, whole genome shotgun sequence genome:
- the LOC139342249 gene encoding cannabinoid receptor type 1B: MKMALHRIAGTTMSTLTTGVPYLGSNDASYDDPSIDSTLIKNRFHFEKPHSASASHSLLGLVPGNKEAIHSGLAPIFPTNVSDFLLNNGTSGGGGGATQCGEDLVDNMECFMILTPGQQLAIAILALTLGTFTVLENLMVLCVILHSHTLRSRPSYHFIGSLAVADLIGSIIFVYSFLDFHVLHRKDSPNIFLFKLAGVIASFTASVGSLFLTAIDRYISIHRPMSYKRIITKTKAIIAFSVMWTISIIFSLLPLLGWNCKRLNSVCSDIFPLIDQKYLMFWIGMTTILVLFIIYAYMFILWKSHNHAVRMLSRSSQRSVIVYTAEGTKVQTVRPEQARMDLRLAKTLVLILVALIICWGPLLAIMVYDLFGKVNDFIKTVFAFCSMLCLLNSTVNPVIYAMRSKDLRRAFVNICHMCRGATQPLDNSAESDWNSRSVRGTAGGAGKDGAACGKTRVKVAQVTVSGVTETSTAEPV, from the coding sequence ATGAAGATGGCTTTGCACAGGATAGCAGGCACCACAATGAGCACCTTAACGACGGGTGTCCCGTATCTTGGCTCTAATGACGCCAGCTACGACGACCCGTCCATCGACTCGACTCTAATCAAGAACAGGTTCCACTTTGAGAAACCTCACTCCGCCTCGGCGAGTCACTCCCTCCTCGGACTCGTTCCTGGAAATAAAGAGGCCATCCACAGCGGCCTCGCTCCCATTTTCCCCACCAACGTATCAGACTTTCTGCTGAATAATGGCACGTCTGGGGGTGGTGGAGGGGCGACACAGTGTGGGGAGGACCTTGTGGACAACATGGAGTGTTTCATGATCCTCACTCCCGGTCAGCAGCTTGCGATCGCCATCTTGGCGCTCACCCTGGGTACTTTTACGGTGCTGGAGAACCTCATGGTGCTGTGTGTGATCCTGCACTCCCATACGCTTCGGTCTCGGCCTTCCTACCACTTCATAGGGAGCCTGGCTGTGGCTGATCTGATAGGCAGCATCATTTTTGTCTACAGCTTCCTGGATTTCCATGTCCTCCACAGGAAGGACAGCCCCAATATTTTCCTGTTCAAGCTGGCCGGGGTCATCGCCTCCTTCACCGCCTCTGTTGGCAGTCTGTTTCTCACTGCAATTGACCGCTACATCTCCATCCACAGGCCCATGTCGTATAAACGCATCATCACAAAGACTAAAGCAATCATTGCCTTCAGCGTGATGTGGACCATCTCCAtcatcttctctctgctgccgctgctgggGTGGAACTGCAAGCGTCTCAACTCTGTCTGCTCGGACATTTTCCCTCTAATCGACCAGAAGTACCTGATGTTCTGGATCGGGATGACGACTATCTTGGTCCTGTTCATCATCTACGCCTACATGTTCATCCTCTGGAAGTCCCACAACCATGCTGTCCGCATGCTGAGCCGCAGCTCCCAGAGGAGTGTGATAGTCTACACTGCGGAGGGCACTAAAGTGCAGACAGTGAGGCCCGAGCAGGCCCGGATGGATCTCCGTCTGGCTAAAACCCTGGTTCTGATCCTGGTGGCCCTCATCATCTGCTGGGGCCCACTCCTTGCCATCATGGTTTACGACCTCTTTGGGAAGGTGAACGACTTCATCAAGACTGTGTTTGCCTTTTGCAGCATGCTCTGTCTGCTCAACTCCACCGTGAACCCTGTGATCTACGCCATGAGGAGCAAGGACCTGCGCAGGGCCTTCGTCAACATCTGCCATATGTGCCGGGGAGCAACGCAGCCTCTGGACAACAGCGCTGAGAGTGACTGGAACAGCAGGAGTGTGAGAGGCACAGCGGGCGGGGCGGGGAAAGATGGAGCCGCCTGTGGAAAGACTCGAGTAAAGGTAGCCCAGGTTACCGTTTCTGGAGTGACTGAGACTTCTACAGCGGAGCCGGTCTAA